ACGTAAGATCTTTTTAATAAATGGTCATGAAGGTTCTGGATAGGAGGTTACCCATTTTTCTAGTTGAAAGGGTGGTACATAAAGATGGAGAATTTCATAGAGCAGATCGTCGGTTGGGGCATTGATTTAATTATTTATCATTCGATTATTTCCTTTATCATATTTATTGTACTTATAGCCACTGTGGATTTTATTTTTAAATATAACCGCAATGACCCCAGAAACATGGACTGATTTGAAAATCAAATTGCAGGAATTTCTTATAAGCAACGGTAATAAGTAAGGAAATTCCATAAGTGCAGGTCATAAAGGTTAAGGCAGACTTTCCGGTAGTCTGTCTTTTTTACTATTTATACATTTGGATTATTCTGAAAAAAGAAACAATGCTATAATTATGGAAAGGATTCCCTTTATTGGTCTAAACCATTTATTTATGGAGGAGGAGAAATCATGAGTGAAGTAAAGTTGATTCCTTATCAAGTGGATGAAGTATTAGATGCAACAGAAGAAGTCCCGGAAGGTATTCAAATGATTGAAGCTCCAGCGTTATGGGATAGGACAGATCAAGGAAAGGGAAGTGTGGTAGCGATCATTGATACAGGCTGCCAAATTGATCATCCCGATTTAAAGGGAAGAGTGATCGATGGAAAAAACTTCACCTCAGACTACAGTGGAGACGAATCTAATTATAATGATAACAATGGGCATGGCACCCATGTGGCGGGTACGATAGCCGCTGTCGAAAATGGCACAGGGGTGGTAGGGGCAGCACCCCAGGCAAGCTTACTTATTTTAAAAGTATTATCCGGCTCTGGAAGCGGTCAATTTGACTGGATCATTAAAGCGATTGATTATGCAGCAAATTGGGAAGGGCCAAACGGAGAGAAGGTCCGTGTAATCTCTATGTCCTTAGGCGGTCCCACAGATATTCCAGAGCTTCATGAAGCAATTAAAGAAGCGGTCAGTAAAGATATCTCAGTTGTATGTGCAGCAGGAAATGAAGGAGATGGACGTGCGGATACAGATGAGTATGCTTATCCAGGCGGATATCCAGAGGTAATTGAAGTCGGCGCTATTGATTTAAATCGAAAAATCGCCGATTTCACTAATACAAATCACGAAATTGACTTAGTGGCTCCGGGTGTAAAAATTTTATCGACTTATAAAGATAGTAAATATGCCCGTTTATCAGGGACTTCCATGGCAACTCCACACGTGTCCGGTGGCCTGGCTGTGTTGATTCCGTTAGTAGAACAGCAGTTCAACAGGAAATTAACAGAGCCGGAAATTTATGCTCAATTGATTAAGCGGACGCTGCCACTTGGTAATCCAAAAACGGCTGAAGGTAATGGCCTGTTATCCCTTGCCCTTAATGACAAGGTAGAAGCATTACTTACGGTGTATAATGGTTCCTGGAAAAGTGCCGGCAGCCAAACGCAGACGAAGGCCAACTAAAAATTTGTCGATATTGCCCGGGAAATAATTTTGTTTAAAAATGAACAATCATAAAGCGGAAAAACCAGCTTCTCAACTCAATGAGAAGCTGGTTTTTTACTTCGTGATATCTGCTAAGATTTTATAGGAATTTAATCGATCCTTATGGTTATAGATTTGTGAAATGACCATCATTTCATCTGCTTCTGTCCGGTCTAAAAAGCTTTGTAATTCATCTTTAACTTTTTCTGGACCTCCAATAATAGAAGAACCTAATTTTTGTTGCAGTAAGGCTTCTTCCTGGTGGGTCCAAATAGTGTCCATGCTTTCTACAGGTGGCTGGAGGGGTAGATTTGTGTTCCGGATCAGATTGATAAATTGCTGTTTAAGCGACGTCGATAAGAATTCAGCTTGTTCATTATTTTTTGCTGCTACTACATTAACTCCGACCATAGCATAAGGTTCTTGTAACACCTCAGAAGGCTCAAAGCTGTCCCGATACAGTTGGAGCGCCGGAAGTGTTTCGTTCGGAGAAAAATGGCTGGCAAAAGCAAATGGAAGTCCAAGCTGCCCTGCAAGCTGAGCACTAAAACCACTGGAGCCCAGCAGCCATATCGGGATATCCAGCCCTTCCCCGGGGATCGCTCTTACATGACTGTTTCCAGAGCGCAAGCCGTCGTGAAAATACCCTCTAAGCTCATCCAATTGTTGAGGGAAATTGTGACCGCTGCTTCCTGAACCGCGTCTGAGGGCATGAGCCGTGACCTGGTCAGTTCCGGGAGCTCTTCCTAGTCCTAAATCAATTCTTCCTGGGTAAAGTGTTTCAAGTGTCCCGAATTGTTCAGCTACCATAAGTGGTGCATGGTTTGGAAGCATAATCCCTCCGGATCCTACACGAATGGTATTCGTATGGGAAGCCACATGACCGATTAATACAGAAGTAGCAGAACTTGCAATAAACGGCATGCTGTGGTGTTCCGCAAGCCAGTAACGGGTAAAGCCCAAATCCTCCGCATACCTGGCTAAATCAATTGTGTTCTTATACGATTCGGCAGGGCCGCCTCCTTCGGTGATAGGAGCTAAATCTAAGACTGAATAGTTGATCTCTGAGAGTTGTTTTTGTGTCATTCCATCCACTTCTTTCTTTAGCGATTACTTAAACTTAGCTTCAGTTTATCAAGGTTATTTCGAGTATCAAAATAATTTGTTCTCCCCGATGATTCTTCTTTCAGCACTTCTTTACATAAAAAATCTTTCTCAGTGGCAAGTTATACCTATGTATGGCATGTACACTGGAGGGATATCAATGACAAAGGCAGAAGAGCATAAAACAGAAGCAGATATTACAACTCATGACCGTAACCCTTATGAAATCGTTCAGGAGCTGCTCAAAGAGTCCGTGGAAACGCTGGGACTTCACGATAACGTCTATCACCTTTTGAAAAAACCGATGAGAGTATTAGAAGTCTGTATTCCTATTCGCATGGATGATGGGACGATCAAAAATTTCACAGGATTTCGCTCGCAGCATCTCGATATTTTGGGGCCAACAAAAGGTGGGATTCGATTTCATCCATCTGTAAATGTAGATGAGGTGCGTGCCCTTTCCATCTGGATGTCGCTGAAGTCAGCGATCATAGATCTTCCTTTAGGGGGAGGTAAGGGGGAGTGATCGTGAACCCTAGAGAGCTCTCAGAACGTGAGTTGGAGGAACTCAGTCGAAGCTATATCCAAAAGATTGCTTCCATTATCGGTCCTCAAAAGGATATTCCAGCCCCTGATGTAAATACAAGTCCGAAGATTATGGGGTGGATGATTGATGAATTTGATAAATTAAGGGGATTTAACATTCCGGGAATGTTAACAGGCAAGCCTATTATCATTGGAGGTTCAGAAGGCAGGCTCGAAGCTACCGGCCGGGGTGTCGTGTTTATGATTAGAGAAGCTGCAAAAGTTCTTGGGATGGAGCTGAAAGAGTGTACCGCAGCCCTTCAAGGGTTTGGAAATGTCGGAAGTATGACAGCTAAATTTCTTCATGAGCAAGGGGTTAAGGTCGTCGGGGTAACGGATGCTAAAGGCGGGATCTATGATGAGAACGGTCTTGACATTCCTGTCCTGCTTGATTTTATAAAAGAAGGAAAATATGTATCGGATTATTCCAAAGCTTCTTCTATAAACAATAACGATTTGTTTGGCTTGGACGTAGATATCTTAATTCCAGCAGCCATTGAAAACCAAATTACGGATGAAACAGCCCCTATGATCAAAGCGAAAATACTCGCAGAAGCAGCAAACGGACCAACGACGCCAGCCGGGGATAAAATCCTTGAGGAAAAAGAGATCTTCGTCATTCCTGATATCCTCTGCAACGCGGGTGGGGTCACTGTATCTTACTTTGAGTGGGTTCAAAATGCGATGAATTATTATTGGAAAGAAGAAGAAGTAAATAAACAATTGGAAGAGAAGATGGTTACAGGTTTTCAAAACGTTATCAAGATGCGTGAAGATCGCCAATGCAGGATGAGGCAGGCAGCTTATATGGTAGGAATCAAACATATCGTAAAAGCTCT
This Halobacillus salinarum DNA region includes the following protein-coding sequences:
- a CDS encoding S8 family peptidase, which encodes MSEVKLIPYQVDEVLDATEEVPEGIQMIEAPALWDRTDQGKGSVVAIIDTGCQIDHPDLKGRVIDGKNFTSDYSGDESNYNDNNGHGTHVAGTIAAVENGTGVVGAAPQASLLILKVLSGSGSGQFDWIIKAIDYAANWEGPNGEKVRVISMSLGGPTDIPELHEAIKEAVSKDISVVCAAGNEGDGRADTDEYAYPGGYPEVIEVGAIDLNRKIADFTNTNHEIDLVAPGVKILSTYKDSKYARLSGTSMATPHVSGGLAVLIPLVEQQFNRKLTEPEIYAQLIKRTLPLGNPKTAEGNGLLSLALNDKVEALLTVYNGSWKSAGSQTQTKAN
- a CDS encoding LLM class flavin-dependent oxidoreductase, with the translated sequence MTQKQLSEINYSVLDLAPITEGGGPAESYKNTIDLARYAEDLGFTRYWLAEHHSMPFIASSATSVLIGHVASHTNTIRVGSGGIMLPNHAPLMVAEQFGTLETLYPGRIDLGLGRAPGTDQVTAHALRRGSGSSGHNFPQQLDELRGYFHDGLRSGNSHVRAIPGEGLDIPIWLLGSSGFSAQLAGQLGLPFAFASHFSPNETLPALQLYRDSFEPSEVLQEPYAMVGVNVVAAKNNEQAEFLSTSLKQQFINLIRNTNLPLQPPVESMDTIWTHQEEALLQQKLGSSIIGGPEKVKDELQSFLDRTEADEMMVISQIYNHKDRLNSYKILADITK